A window from Gossypium raimondii isolate GPD5lz chromosome 7, ASM2569854v1, whole genome shotgun sequence encodes these proteins:
- the LOC105766267 gene encoding protein transport protein Sec61 subunit beta encodes MAGGTAPPRGSAAAAASMRRRRTTSGAASGGAAGTMLQFYTDDAPGLKISPNVVLVMSIGFIAFVAVLHVMGKLYFVRREA; translated from the coding sequence ATGGCTGGTGGAACAGCTCCCCCTAGAGGAAGTGCAGCAGCAGCCGCAAGCATGCGTAGGCGGAGAACCACAAGTGGTGCAGCCTCAGGAGGGGCTGCTGGGACCATGCTTCAATTTTACACGGATGATGCACCAGGTCTCAAGATCTCGCCGAATGTTGTGCTTGTCATGAGCATCGGTTTCATTGCTTTTGTTGCCGTTCTACATGTTATGGGCAAGCTGTATTTTGTTCGTAGAGAGGCTTGA
- the LOC105766260 gene encoding granule-bound starch synthase 2, chloroplastic/amyloplastic has product MASIGGSSTIIIEGKSRHVFTSSTLSPTKIENLAVFSGSTSGVSLFCNRGQLWRLKPVRIAGDDPEGSLQFTIKKSKKIAERRKLVSSIKSNITDLDEDEAFHEQRDKSLPDVELTSSSSISTVEDKNGSILSSSHVTSTVKDVSEIRPSDEVDDEPEVHLTSEKASSDLGSTKLLKTTDLKAFKSDVLPSFPSSSSDAVLLTSIENENSTKASLEMVGELHDPAVESTKPPPLAGANVMNIILVAIECAPWSKTGGLGDVAGSLPKALARRGHRVMVVAPRYAEYVEPQDIGVRKKYKVDGQDMEVSYFHAYIDGVDFIFMDTPMFRHMQYNIYAGKRQDILKRMVLFCKAAVEVPWYVPCGGVCYGDGNLVFIANDWHTALLPVYLKANYRDNGLMSFTRSILVVHNIAHQGRGPMEDFCFVGLPDHYKDLFKLYDPVGGEHFNIFAAGLKTADRVVTVSHGYAWEIRTLEGGWGLHGIINECDWKLQGIVNGIDMEDWNPQHDVHLKSDGYTNYSIETLQPGKAQCKAALQKELGLPVREDVPLIGFIGRLDHQKGVDIIAEAIPWMMDQDVQLVMLGTGRQDLEELLRQFEGQHHDKVRGWVGFSVETAHRITAGADILLMPSRFEPCGLNQLYAMCYGTIPVVHAVGGLRDTVQPFNPFAESGFGWTFDSADASKLIHALGNCLLTYREYKESWDGLRRRGMMQDLSWDNAAQKYEEVLVAAKYQW; this is encoded by the exons ATGGCTTCCATTGGCGGTTCTTCCACTATCATCATTGAAGGAAAAAGTAGACATGTTTTCACTTCCTCAACTTTGAGTCCAACaaagattgaaaatttggcTGTTTTTAGTGGTTCAACTAGTGGGGTTTCTTTGTTTTGTAATAGAGGGCAGCTTTGGAGGCTTAAGCCTGTGAGAATTGCTGGTGATGACCCAGAGGGTTCACTTCAGTTTACAATTAAGAAGAGCAAGAAG ATTGCAGAAAGAAGGAAATTGGTTTCATCCATAAAAAGTAATATTACTGACTTAGATGAAGATGAAGCTTTTCATGAGCAGAGGGATAAGTCACTTCCTGATGTGGAGCTCACTTCAAGCAGCTCTATTAGTACAGTTGAAGACAAAAATGGGAGCATTCTTTCAAGCAGTCATGTTACTTCAACTGTGAAGGACGTATCGGAGATACGACCTTCAGATGAAGTTGATGATGAACCTGAAGTACATTTGACTTCAGAAAAGGCCTCCTCAGATTTAGGTTCTACCAAACTGCTGAAAACCACTGATTTGAAAGCTTTTAAGTCTGACGTGCTTCCTTCTTTTCCCTCAAGTTCCTCTGATGCTGTCCTACTTACATCTATTGAGAATGAAAATTCGACCAAAGCAAGCCTAGAAATGGTTGGTGAGTTACATGATCCTGCGGTTGAAAGTACAAAACCCCCACCACTAGCCGGTGCAAACGTCATGAACATTATATTAGTAGCTATAGAATGTGCCCCATGGTCTAAAACAG GTGGGCTTGGAGATGTTGCCGGCTCTTTACCAAAGGCTTTGGCTAGAAGGGGACACAGGGTTATG GTTGTGGCACCTCGATATGCTGAGTATGTTGAACCTCAAGATATAGGAGTTCGAAAGAAGTATAAGGTGGATGGTCAG GATATGGAAGTATCATATTTCCACGCCTATATTGATGGTGTGGATTTCATATTCATGGATACTCCTATGTTTCGCCATATGCAGTATAACATTTATGCAGGAAAACGGCAG GATATTTTGAAGCGCATGGTATTGTTTTGCAAGGCAGCTGTTGAg GTTCCTTGGTATGTTCCATGTGGAGGTGTCTGCTATGGAGATGGAAATCTGGTTTTCATTGCTAATGATTGGCATACCGCCTTGTTGCCAGTCTACTTGAAGGCTAATTATCGAGACAATGGTTTGATGTCCTTCACTAGATCCATTCTCGTTGTCCATAATATTGCTCACCAG GGGCGGGGGCCCATGGAGGATTTTTGTTTTGTCGGTCTACCAGATCACTACAAGGACCTTTTCAAGTTATATGACCCTGTCGGAGGTGAGCACTTCAATATCTTTGCAGCAGGACTAAAGACAGCAGACAGAGTGGTCACAGTTAGCCATGGATATGCTTGGGAGATTAGAACTTTGGAAGGTGGTTGGGGTTTGCATGGGATCATAAATGAATGTGACTGGAAATTGCAAGGTATAGTGAACGGAATCGATATGGAGGACTGGAATCCACAACATGATGTTCACCTCAAATCAGATGGTTATACTAACTACTCCATCGAAACACTGCAGCCTGGCAAGGCTCAGTGCAAGGCAGCCTTGCAGAAGGAGCTCGGGCTACCTGTTCGTGAAGATGTCCCACTGATTGGTTTTATTGGGAGACTGGATCATCAAAAGGGTGTCGATATAATTGCTGAGGCAATTCCCTGGATGATGGACCAGGATGTGCAATTAGTCATGTTAGGCACTGGCAGACAGGACTTGGAAGAGCTGCTTAGGCAGTTTGAAGGCCAACATCATGACAAAGTCCGGGGGTGGGTAGGGTTTTCTGTAGAGACAGCTCATCGTATAACAGCTGGGGCGGATATTTTACTCATGCCATCAAGATTTGAACCCTGTGGACTGAACCAACTGTATGCTATGTGCTATGGAACAATTCCAGTTGTTCATGCTGTCGGTGGGTTGAGGGACACAGTGCAGCCTTTCAATCCATTTGCAGAGTCGGGGTTTGGTTGGACATTCGACAGCGCTGATGCAAGTAAGTTGATACATGCGTTAGGGAACTGCTTGTTGACATATCGTGAGTACAAAGAGAGTTGGGACGGACTTCGAAGACGGGGTATGATGCAAGACCTCAGTTGGGACAATGCTGCTCAGAAATATGAGGAGGTCCTTGTTGCTGCCAAATACCAATGGTGA
- the LOC105766244 gene encoding mini zinc finger protein 2 isoform X3: MRKRQVVLRREEPPRSSSTNSSLTSRSVRYAECQKNHAAGVGGYAVDGCREFMASGEEGTTAALTCAACGCHRNFHRREVETEVACDCSSPPPSNGA, encoded by the coding sequence ATGAGGAAGCGACAAGTGGTACTGAGAAGGGAGGAGCCACCAAGAAGCAGCAGCACCAATTCATCGTTGACAAGTAGAAGTGTGAGATATGCAGAGTGCCAAAAGAATCATGCCGCCGGGGTCGGAGGTTATGCTGTTGATGGGTGCCGGGAATTCATGGCCAGCGGTGAAGAAGGAACAACTGCAGCCCTTACTTGTGCTGCTTGCGGCTGCCATAGGaatttccatagaagggaagtTGAAACTGAGGTAGCTTGTGACTGTTCATCACCTCCTCCTTCCAATGGAGCATAA
- the LOC105766244 gene encoding mini zinc finger protein 2 isoform X1, with protein MRLKGSPSLIRFGNRSTKMRKRQVVLRREEPPRSSSTNSSLTSRSVRYAECQKNHAAGVGGYAVDGCREFMASGEEGTTAALTCAACGCHRNFHRREVETEVACDCSSPPPSNGA; from the exons ATGAGACTAAAAGGTTCTCCTTCTCTTA TACGATTTGGGAATCGATCGACAAAAATGAGGAAGCGACAAGTGGTACTGAGAAGGGAGGAGCCACCAAGAAGCAGCAGCACCAATTCATCGTTGACAAGTAGAAGTGTGAGATATGCAGAGTGCCAAAAGAATCATGCCGCCGGGGTCGGAGGTTATGCTGTTGATGGGTGCCGGGAATTCATGGCCAGCGGTGAAGAAGGAACAACTGCAGCCCTTACTTGTGCTGCTTGCGGCTGCCATAGGaatttccatagaagggaagtTGAAACTGAGGTAGCTTGTGACTGTTCATCACCTCCTCCTTCCAATGGAGCATAA
- the LOC105766244 gene encoding mini zinc finger protein 2 isoform X2 has product MRLKVRFGNRSTKMRKRQVVLRREEPPRSSSTNSSLTSRSVRYAECQKNHAAGVGGYAVDGCREFMASGEEGTTAALTCAACGCHRNFHRREVETEVACDCSSPPPSNGA; this is encoded by the exons ATGAGACTAAAAG TACGATTTGGGAATCGATCGACAAAAATGAGGAAGCGACAAGTGGTACTGAGAAGGGAGGAGCCACCAAGAAGCAGCAGCACCAATTCATCGTTGACAAGTAGAAGTGTGAGATATGCAGAGTGCCAAAAGAATCATGCCGCCGGGGTCGGAGGTTATGCTGTTGATGGGTGCCGGGAATTCATGGCCAGCGGTGAAGAAGGAACAACTGCAGCCCTTACTTGTGCTGCTTGCGGCTGCCATAGGaatttccatagaagggaagtTGAAACTGAGGTAGCTTGTGACTGTTCATCACCTCCTCCTTCCAATGGAGCATAA